The region ggggattaaaaaaaatgggacaGTATGGCATAACAGGGTGCCTGAAAggcacagctgcaaaggaaTATGGTGATACGTATGAGGAAGGCTACACCATACAAGAGAGAttgattttctttccatccACGTGTACTGGTAAATGCAAACATATGTATTAATGTTAAATGTAGGTAAAGAAATTCCTCTTACCTTGTACTTTATGTTGATTTCGTATTGAAAACACTTGTCTTTGTTAGAATGACTTATTTGGGGTCGTTGCCATTGAATTATGCAATCGTTTTTAATTTCATCACAATTGACAGTGATATTTGATGGAGGAGTGagcttttctgaaattataTAACCAAGAATTCAaataattacacagaatcacagaatcaaccaggttggaagagacctcagggatcattgtgtccaaccgttgccctgacaccaccctgtcaactagaccatggcactaagtgccatgtccagtcttttcttaaacacatccagagatggtgactccaccacctccctgggcagcccattccaatgtctaataaccctttctgtaaagaaattcttcctaatgtccaacctgaacctcccctggcgaagcttgaggctatgtcctcttgtcctatcgctagttgcccaggagaagaggccaactcccacttcactacaacctcccttcaggtagttgtagactgcaataaggtcacctcggagcctcctcttctccaggctaaacaaccccagctccctcagccgttcctcgtaggacagaccctccagacccttcaccagcttggtcgccctcctctggactcgctccaacacctcaacatctttcttgaagtgtggagcccagaactggacacagtattcaagatgcggcctcagcagtgccaagtacagagggacgatcacttccctagaccggctggctacactattcctaatagaggccaggatgccattggccttcttggccacctgggcacactgctggctcatgtttagccggctgtctatcaggacccccaggtctctttccaccaggccgctttctaaccactcttcccccagcctgtagcactgcatggggttgttgtggcccaagtgtaagacccagcacttgttcttgttgaacctcatgccgttggtctcggcccatctatctaacctgtccaaatccctctgcagggccttcctaccctccagcagatcgacactgccacccagcttggtgtcatctgcaaatttgctgagggtgcactcaatccctacgtctagatcatctatgaagatattgaacagcaccggccccagaactgagccctggggaacaccgctagtgacaagccgccagttggactttgccccattcaccaccactctctggtgtttttaacccattgaagagtccacccatccaagccccgggcagccagtttgtctaggaggatgctgtgggagacagtgtcgaatgccttactgaagtctagatagactacatccacagccctgccctcatctactaagcgggtcactttgtcatagaaggagaccaggttggtcgagcaggacatgcctttcatgaatccatgttggctggccccgatgccccgattgtcctgcatgtgccgtgtaatggcactcaggatgatctgttccatcaccttgcctggcaccgaggtcaggctgacaggcctatagttccctatagttattaaaataactatatttctttttgctttgataAAAAAGAGTGCAATTACAAGTAACACCTCTATGAAGAAAGATACTCATTTGTCTCTATTTTTCTCAAGAACTCTGTTAGACATAATTGAAAGACCAAAGTTCTTTACATCCTGTCCCCAGGATCAGAAAAAACAGGGACTAAGCCAGTGAACATGACTTAGGAGCATACAAAGATACAAACTCCCTCCATTTACTTTTCTAGATGAGTAAGGTGGGGTCCTGTCTTCTTTTGATAAGGATGTTTTTACTGCAGAGGAACAAGCTGATGCTAACCCTAATGTAAGAAATCTAAAggtcatttctttctttgagcCTCCTCACATGATGCTTCTGTAACATGAAGGTGATGCTTGCTTGGTGTGGTGAACTATGCAGTTTATTCCCCGCTTCCAAAATTTAGCCACACAAATTTAAGAATGACACTCCAGTTTTGACAATCTAGACAACTTCTTCACATATCTCCCTTAAATTCACAGATGTGAGCAAAAATAGGAGGACCTATATATTTTGACCATTGCCAAGGACTTTATGGTAACAGCAAAAGACAGCCACTCATGACAGAAAGGGTGATAAAAAGCTGATAGAGGAAGCCTTAGTTTCAGCCAGACTGCTACTTACATCAATATTTAGAAACAGGCCTGGCCTATTTGTGATGGGCTGTTTGGTCAAAGAACAGCCTTGTTTCATCTGCCATGAGTGATATTACAGCTCAATTCCTTCTTCTTATAGAATGAAgccttttttgtctgttttttggAGGCAATGCCAAAACCAGTGTGACTTTACCAAAAAGGCTTTGCCACAGTAAAAGTAATTGCACAGGACGCTTCCAAGCAGAGCATTGCATGTGAAAGAGCACATGAAAACCTGGGGTATTTTTTACacatattaatttctttaatcaAGGGTATGGTGTCAGTGTATGCAGTTCTCACTGGCAATGAGGAGAAATCAGTGTTCAGATAAGCTTCTCCTGAAAAGTCTCCTCTGTTGAAAGGTCTTTGGCTGTCATTGAAAGGACAGCAGGGGGAAGTAGAATCTCTTAAGTCCTACGGACCTTGATGGAGAAAGATCTAAAAACAATAAGGATAGATTGCTAAAGAATCTGAGGCAGGCTGCAACTGTGgagctttcttgctttcttccctcattttcttttgcttgggGAATAGGCTTTCTTGAAGAGGCCACAGTCTCTTACTTTTGACTTTAGGTGAGAGAGAGTCCTTGATTCCTTCTCAGGGATAAATGCTCTACTACTCTCAcacaataatgaaaataaagcagaaagagaTTATTTACTTACCAATTCTATACAGTTGAATGTACTCATCATAGAACTGGATCAGGGAGTCTTTGCTAGACCCGTTCACCAGGAAGTAAGCTTTTCCAGTCTTTATCTTCACATTTTGGAATCTGCATCCTGTGTTTCTGCCATTTTCATCTTTAATGTAAAGCTCACATTCCATCTCCTCATCATCTCTGTATATAGCAATGTTCTCCTCATCACCTCTGTATATAGCAAGGTATTTTAGTTAAATGTGGGCAGTGTGATGTGTCAAATGAGAATTCAGACTTCCCTAGACTCAAGCAGACCTACTTACCTCGAGTTCTGCCAGTAGAGAAAATACTGGGTATCTCCTggagcatccctgcctgcctgccaagTGCAGTTCATGAGGGAAACGTTATAAATCACACAGGAGAAATTGTCAATGGCCGACCCATTCTTGCCTGCAAACACAGGAATACCCGTGATGAGGAAAACTCGTGTGACTGCTTTAAGCTGGAGGATCTTGGCACACACTTAGGTATGTTAGACACCTGCAACTCCAGCTGGTTATTGCTTGGTTTAGGcatgctttgtttcattttaagtagTAGATATTTTAGTGGAAGATATTTGCACTGACAGATTCAATGAAGAATTTGTCATGGATTAATCCTCCAAAGATATAATTATAGCTGCGTCTGATTGATACAACGAGTCTCAGGGAAGCCTACACTGCTCTAGTACAGGCTGACACCTAAAGTGGCTACCCCTGTGCTTGGAATTGTTCCTATTTAAAAGGAGTTGCTGGTGCCACAatgccacaaactgaaacattgTAGCATTTCTATTTGAAGGATGTTCTTTAGTGCCCTGTCAAATGAGTGAAGAACATGAGGAGCTTCCCTGTGGACTCCAGAGAGGGAGTGAAAACCAAGTGCAGAGCTGTGAAGTTTTTCAAGACTTCAGGGGGACGTAAATGCAAACTTGTGAGGTGTTTGTGCTCTGCAGCAATACCTTCTTCCACCTGGGATTAACATAAGGAATCTTCTCCTGATCACAAACATACCAATTTACTCCTTAATCCCACCCTCAACAAAACCCATTAAGGAGACTAAACATACCTTTTACAAGGAAAGATTACTTATCCATCCTTTTATAAGGAATTGGCAAATACTTTGAGCTTGATGAGGCAGGAAGTAGATCCGTTTTGTATATGCCAACTCCATGTTGCTTAAATGAACAGATCTTGTACCTTATTCTCTTAACAGTCTCATACATATTACCCCTCTCATACACAGAGGAGTAAATTCTGTCAGACTTCTTGTTATTGTGGATGGGACACTGCTAAGTGTTGGGCATTACACCTTGAGTTACACTGTGACaaaattcacacacacacagaatcacacagaatcgtcttggttggaaaggacctttaagatcatcaagtccaaccattaacttaacACTACCTAGTCATCCACTGAACAATATtgctaagcaccacatctacacgtcttttaaaacctccagggatggtgactccaccacttccctgggcagcctgttccactgcttgataaccctttccatgaagaaatttttcctaatatccaatctaaacctccgcTGGTGCATTCAAAGTGTCAGAGATTTCTCAAGGAAGAATTTCAAAACTACAGCCACAAACCTGTTTCACTTGGATTTTTAATACCATTTTAAAGACATTCAAATGCAGTGAATAAAATATTAGCACAAACAATTAAAAGTGGCAATTAAAAAGATGGCACCAATCAAGGTGGCAACTGAGGACTAAAAATTGCTGAGCTAGTTGTAGgaaactcattttcttttcacagaaacattgTCATAAAGCTGTGAACAAGAACCTGTTCATCCTACAGGAAACACGTGAATTAAGGAATGAAGggtttcagtttctcttttcccccCAGGCCACTGGAAGTAGGCAAATTCTTTCCCAATATCTAGCGGATTACCTTGAGGAATATAAATGCATATGCTTGAGTACGTGCCATTCATTTTCACCGCTGTAACAGAAAAGGTTGCCCCATTGTGCAGATGAGGTGCTATATTTCCAAACATGCGCTTCATATTCTCTGCCTGAAAGATGTCATGCAGAATGTTTGCTTTTTAGTTTTTCATCTTTTGGTTTACACAGTGCTACTCCATGTAGAAAAGGCTTAAGCTTGTGCTTGATTTGTCACAGTGGGACCACTACAATAGTGAAGCAGGTATTGATGTCTTCCCAGGCTCGAGAACTCTCTTCACAGAAGTTTTGGGTAATGAACCTTTACCAGTGCAAGGTAAAGAGTTCAGTGCTTCCCTCCAGAAAAGCTCATGGCAGGGTTAGGAATAGCagttcctcccctccttctATCCGTAGTCCACAATAGCCCACCAAATCAGTTGAACTGCCTCAAAATAGAGCATATGTGCTTTCATAAGAATCAACAGAAGGCTGTAATGTGCTTTACACTCCTTTGAAAGGCAAAGGGAGATACCCCACAAATGACTGCCTAGGCAAGGAGCTGGCTTGAGGTTCATCATCTCCACTAACACTAGCTTTCTAAAAACTAGAACCCAATTTGGGCAAGTCATATAGGTGCCTTGTCTGTGCAGTGCTGAAGGAAGACACAGACAGTGGCATATAAGATGTATGGTGCTGTACCGCTCTAGTAGCTCCTGTCAGAGCTTAGAGGACTATAATTTCCATGCTTAGATAGTTGAAATCAGGGTGACATGAATCTACTCAAATCTGTGATTATTGATACAGGTGATATAACGGCATGGAGTATCAGAGGAGTCCCCAAATGTCATAATTTTCTAGAAACTGCCTATAGAAACATTAATGTTTACCACAGATGTGTTGTACATCTTGCCTGACACAGTAGTGTAATGCAAAATGTTCCCTCTCTATTCATGCAAAAGAGACTGTCAAAACTAATATCTTCCTGTTACAGTTCCTGTTCCtgaaaaaactttattttggaGATTACCTGCCCAATCACATGCACGAGAAACATTGGCCAGAAGGATGGAGACAGATTTGGGCTCTAGAGGAAGAGAACTCAGCTAAGGCAGGAGTAATACATATATGGGGAAAAGAATAATCCTAAGAGGACAAATTCATGACTTGCTTTGCAGTATCTGTACAGCTTGTAGAAGgcagtgaaagagaaaactaTTTTGCTTAACAAACAGTAGTTGCAAAATAGGAAATGCTTAGCTTGCTGTCTTCTCTGCATaagcaatgaaaacagaataaatcagaagcagaatttgctttttcataaaGTCATGACACTTCTCAAGTAATCCATTTACGTAAGATCTGAGTTCTAGATCTCCTGTCTGCTATCAAAAGTTTGGATCTGAATTGGAACTGAAGTTTTGATCTGATATAGAGCTGAATTTAACAAGGAATgtgaaaaatagtaataaagGCTTTTACAGGTACGTTggtcagaaaagaaagattaaggAAAGTGTACCACCCCTGATAAATAAGACGGGAGAACTAGTGACAAAtgacatggagaaggctgacGTACTCAACAATTTTTTGCCTCAGTGTTCACTGACAATGACTCTTCACACATCTCTCAAGTCCCTGAAtctcaaggcagggactgggggaatGGAGTCCCTCCCATCATAATAGGGGATCAGGTATGAGACCACCTGAAGAACCTGAGCATACATAAGTCCATGGGACCCAACGAGATGCAACCTAGGGTCCTGAGGcaattggctgatgtagttgccaagccactctccatcatatttaaaaagtcatggcagtcaggtgaagtccccaGTGACTGCAAAAAAGTGAATATCgtatcaatttttaaaaagggtcaTAAGAAGGATCTTGGGAACTActgaccagtcagcctcacctccgcCTGGTAAAGTCATGCAGCAGATCCCCTTGGAAGTTATGTTGGAGCATATAAAAGACAGAAAGGTGATTAGAGACATCCAGCATAGCGTCACCAAAGACAAATTGTGCCTGAGTAATCTAGTGCTCCTCTACAatggagtgactgcatcagtcgataagggaagagcaacagatgtcatctacctggatttcTGTAAGACCTTTGGCATGGTCCCCCGCAACATTTTTGCCTTGAAAATGGAGAGATATGGGTTTGACAGATGGACTGTTAAATGATAAGGAATTGTCTGCATGGGTGCATCCAAAGACTTACAGTGGTCtatggctcaatgtccaagtggaaaccagtaacgagtggtgtccctcaagggtctgtactgggacaaATGtgatttaatatcttcattactGACATAGAGagtgggactgagtgcaccctcagcaagtttgtggatgacaccaagctgagtgggaTGGTTGAtgcactggagggaagggatgccatccagagggaccttgacaggcttgaggagcGGTCCCATATGaatttcatgaagttcaacgaGGCCAAGTAGACTGGGTTGGGGCAttatcaatacaggctgggggatgaatgatttgaaagcagccctgcagagaagacTTGAGGATACTGGTGGGTGAAAAATTggccatgagctggcaatgtgcgcttgcagcccagaaagccaaccgtatcctcggctgcataaaaagaagtgtggccagcaagtcaagggaggtgattctgcccctctactctgctctggtgagaccccacctggagtactgcacccagctctggggtccccagaaCAAGAAAGAcacggacctgttggagtgcatccagagaagggccacaagaatgatcagagggctggaacaccactcctatgaggaaaggctggagaagagcagactctgaggagaccttattgtggcttttcaatatataaagcTGGCTTATAAAAAAGACATAGAGAGACTTTTTTACCAAGGGCtgtagtgacagaacaaggggcaatgattttaaactgaaagagggtagatttagattggacataaggaagaatttttttatgatgagggtgatGGGACagtggaacagattgcccagagaagttgtggatgccctgTCGTTGGAAATGatcaaggtcaggttggacagggctttaagcaacttgatctagtgaaagatgtccctgctcatggcatGGGGGTTGAACTAGGTGAactttgaaggtcccttccaacacaaaccattctatgattgtacGAACCTGCTTGGCCCTCAGGAGCCACTCCAGAATTACAGTGTCTTCACAGGCTTCATGTCACACCAATTAGCCCTGAGCAAGCACATCACTGCATCTCCAATGTCCCTGAATGCTTATGTCTTGTTTTTAGGTAAGTCAGTAAGGACTCAGGTATCTAATTCGGTCTGTTTTTTGTACTTAAAAATTCTCATCCAAACAGCATGAGTTAGCTCtcaccaaagctgctctgaaacCAGGAAAAGAGACAATCTTACACTTCAGTCCCATCAAAGCCCTGATTCCACAAGAGTCCTCTGAAGGCACGAATTTCACAAGAATGGCCAGAAAGGACAGATATGAGTCAGTACCAAGATAGGTCTCAACAAAAACTAGAAAGGATTGCTGAAACAGAGACTATCTTGTTCCTACCAAGGATACTATTTTCAGTTACTTAAggatatgaaagaaaaagaagaaagtgtaaTGATTTATCCCTGTTGAAACTTTACATAGCAATTTTATAGTCTTGGTAAAATCTTCTGCAGTCACTGAACACCAGTCCTCAGTGAAATTCATGCTGCTCATCCAACTCAGTTCCATTTTTCACCGATTCAGCATCATATTTCTAATAGGTGAGCCTAGCATCTCCACTGCAAGTGTCACATGATAGGATCAGCAAGGTGCAGGACTGATTCCCAGATTTTTGGGTGCAGAGGTTACTACCTAGCACATCTAAGACAAAAGGCAACTTAAGCATAACTACCCATAATGAGAAGCATGTTACGTTCCACCTCAGAGGATTGCCCCATGGAAATGTTCTACTCACAGTCTGTGCAGTGCCAGCCAACACACAACTGGGTGATCAGCAGCATCCACTGTGTCACGAAGATGAGTGCAAGAGGAGCAATCATCTCTTCCTCCTTGAAGACAGAGAACAGTGAAACTTGCTCAAGGTGAAAGATGCCAGTGTGAACCACTCTCCTCTGAATTTGTCTAGTCTGACCTGGTCATATGCCTGCTTCTACACCATCTGACCATCTCTCAGTTCTAGTGGGAGGAAAGATTAGACAGACTTCTCAAGCAGTCAGAGAAATGTTcaaataaatagtaaaaaagTTAAAGAAGTTGCccttttctgtaacaaaaaaatttGTGTGATGATTTGTAAAGCTGGTGATCTCGGGAGCACTGTATAAATATTACATACATACATTTGGTGACTGCTATCTTAAGGTCTAAAGATTATTTATCTATCCACTATATACAAAGGTTAGGATGAATAGACATCAAGCAGGTTGGTAAACAGCTGCAAacaggaaatataaaaatgagtCACAGCAGTATCAATCAGCTCAAGTTACTCGATGGTGAATATGGTAAGTTTCGTGATGGCATTAGTTCACGTACTTTCAAGGTTGTTTTTGAGTATATGCTTAAAAATGGATCTAGGAGCGGTGTCTAACTTCTACAAATTCAGTAGCAAACCCAGTAAGAAAATCAAAGTTGCAGCTAGGACGTTTCTTAGGAGGCAGTAGgttctttatttgaaaaaaaacttcattCAACTTACCTTCGTGTATTCCTTTGTCAGCTTTTTAGATTTTGCCTGGGACATAACCCCTCCAGCCCCGGACTTCCTAGAGTGTCAGTGAATACCTCAGCAAACAAAGTAGCTGGAAAGACAAAGAAGGACCTACCTTCTGTTTCAAAACATCTTTATCTCGTTTATCTTTGTATCATAGTCTTCAGGCTCAGAGAAGATGGAAAGACTCCTATTTTAAATGGTTGTGCAGCTATAAATAGGGCTGTCTCCCTTGCTGCTTGTGTTTTAGGGAACTGTCATACCATCGGAAGTGTTGCAAGATACGACATCCATCACTTCCCTCACGATTCTCACTAAATTGATGTAATTGCACAACTCATGATTTCATATAACATGAACAAGCAGTTAGCTAGttaacttttcctttctgttgtaGAATCCGGAAAGTGCATAAAGATCTTTTCTT is a window of Nyctibius grandis isolate bNycGra1 chromosome 2, bNycGra1.pri, whole genome shotgun sequence DNA encoding:
- the LOC137660620 gene encoding granulocyte-macrophage colony-stimulating factor receptor subunit alpha-like; this encodes MIAPLALIFVTQWMLLITQLCVGWHCTDCKNGSAIDNFSCVIYNVSLMNCTWQAGRDAPGDTQYFLYWQNSRDDEEMECELYIKDENGRNTGCRFQNVKIKTGKAYFLVNGSSKDSLIQFYDEYIQLYRIEKLTPPSNITVNCDEIKNDCIIQWQRPQISHSNKDKCFQYEINIKYKDNPEGKTKYTSIQEGGNSHTFQRSNTRKKYLLKMRTAGSACFVSPAWGEWSAPVEFGNEEIISSSVWILLVVAFATLLVAIITILFCKRTGYWKAVFPQIPEPKNAFHGLPDTNPELMESKIQSITSENEEIILVADVVK